The following DNA comes from Hemibagrus wyckioides isolate EC202008001 linkage group LG05, SWU_Hwy_1.0, whole genome shotgun sequence.
ATTAGAACTTCTTCTATTCCCTTTTACCCCATTAGAACCTTTCTCTATCCCCTTTTGCCCCATTAGAACCTTTCTCTATCCCCTTTTGCCCCATTAGAACTTTCCTTTATTCCCTTTTACCCCATTTGAACCTTTCTCTATCCCCTTTTGCCCCATTAGAACCTTTCTCTATCCCCTTTTGCCCCATTAGAACCTTCCTCTATTCCCTTTTACCCCATTTGAACCTTTCTCTATCCCCTTTTGCCCCATTAGAACTTTCCTTTATTCCCTTTTACCCCATTTGAACCTTTCTCTATCCCCTTTTGCCCCATTTGAACCTTTCTCTATCCCCTTTTGCCCCATTAGAACCTTTCTCTATCCCCTTTTGCCCCATTAGAACCTTCCTCTATTCCCTTTTACCCCATTTGAACCTTTCTCTATCCCCTTTTGCCCCATTAGAACTTTCCTTTATTCCCTTTTACCCCATTTGAACCTTTCTCTATCCCCTTTTGCCCCATTAGAACCTTTCTCTATCCCCTTTTGCCCCATTAGAACCTTCCTCTATTCCCTTTTACCCCATTTGAACCTTTCACTGTCCTCTGGGCCATATCAGAACTCCCACTTCACCTTTTACCCCGTCCAAATGTTAAACTACCACTGCATTTGAACATTTTAAGCTCTATTAAGAAGCTCTCCTGCCCTGTTTACCCCGGCTACTGCCCCTCCTGCCCCATTAGTGTGTTTATCTCCTGCCTGACCAATGTGAAGATCTTGTTGTCCttagcttctctctctcccttgctgTGATGAAAGTGCAGcctagagagatagacagagtgtcaacatgacacacacacacacacacacacacacacacccccccccccccacacacacacacacacctggtgcTTTGTCCTGTTCATGCTAAACACTTGCCCTGATGTCCACTTCAAAGGAGCAATGAGAGGAGGTGCAGATCATGCTTTCATGCTCTGttgcctccctctctccctctctctctctctctctccctctctctctctctttctctgtgtctctctccctttctctatctctccctttctctctctctccctctctctctctctcactcgctctctctctccctctctctcattttctttctttctttctttctttctttctttctttctttctttctttctttctttctttctttctttgactcCATTCTTCATCAGTTTATCCTTTGGTTTATATCACTATATGTCTTCTCTCACGTCTCTTTCTGAATCTCACTCTTGTCTCACAAGAGTTCCTTTCTGTTCTACTGCCCCAGCTGAACATTCTGCCCCTGCGGCCAGTGTAGAGTACTGAGCTACTGAATGTTCCCATGGCCCTTTCACCCATCCACAAATTACCCCTGGGAATCAGTGGAATAaagtctgtccatccatccatccatgaatccatccatcaatcaatccatccatccatccatccatccatccatccattcatccctccTGCTATCTACCTTTCTATCTAAATATATTCTAATGTCTCTTTGCTCTATTCTCTCTTATTATTTTGCTCCTCTTCTCCATCCAGTTACATGATCCACTGTTCCTCCAGCCTAATCCCTCTATCTCTTCTGCCCCATCATAACGTTCCACTGCATCATTAGAACGTTCCTCTATCTCTTCTGCCCCATCATAACATTCCACTGCATCATTAGAACGTTCCTCTATCTCTTCTGCCTCATCATAACATTCCACTGCATCATTAGAACGTTCCTCTATCTCTTCTGCCTCATCATAACGTTCCACTGCATCATTAGAATGTTCCTCTATCTCTTCTGCTTCATCATAACATTCCACTGCATCATTAGAACGTTCCTCTATCTCTTCTGCCTCATCATAACGTTCCACTGCATCATTAGAATGTTCCTCTATCTCTTCTGCTTCATCATAACATTCCACTGCATCATTAGAACGTTCCTCTATCTCTTCTGCCTCATCATAACGTTCCACTGCATCATTAGAATGTTCCTCTATCTCTTCTGCTTCATCATAACATTCCACTGCATCATTAGAACGTTCCTCTATCTCTTCTGCCTCATCATAACGTTCCACTGCATCATTAGAATGTTCCTCTATCTCTTCTGCTTCATCATAACATTCCACTGCATCATTAGAACGTTCCTCTATCTCGTCTGCCTCATCATAACGTTCCACTGCATCATTAGAATGTTCCTCTATCTCTTCTGCCTCATCATAACGTTCCACTGCATCATTAGAATGTTCCTCTATCTCTTCTGCTTCATCATAATGTTCCACTGCATCATTAGAATGTTCCTCTATCTCTTCTGCTTCATCATAATGTTCCACTGCATCATTAGAACGTTCCTCTATCTCTTCTGCCTCATTAGAACATTCCTCTGTCTCCTCTGTCTCATTAGAACATTCGTCTATCTCCTCTGCCTCATTAGAACGTTCCACTGCCCTGTCTGCCTCAGTAGAACATTTACCTACCTCTTCTTCAACATAATAATGTTCCACTGCCTCTTTAGAACGTTTGACTCTTTCTTCAGGCTCACCAGAACCTTTCACTACCTCTTTTGCCTCATCATAATGTTTCACTGCCTTATTAGAACGTTTGACTCTCTCTTCTGCCTCATAATTACGTTCCTCTATTTCCTCTGCCTCATTAGAATGTTCATATATCTCGTCTGCCTCATTAGAATGTTCCTCTATCTCCTCTGCCTCATTAGAACGTTCCTCTGTCTCTTCTGCCTCATTAGAATGTTCCTCTATCTCCTCTGCCTCATTAGAACATTCCTCTATTTCTTCTGCCTCATTAGAATGTTCCTCTATCTCTTCTGCCTCATTAGAACATTCCTCTCTCTGTTCTACCTCATTAGAATGTTCCTCTATCTCCTCTGCCTCATTAGAACGTTCCCCTATCTCTTCTGCCTCATTAGAATGTTCCTCTATCTCTTCTGCCTCATTAGAATGTTCCTCTATCTCCTCTGCCTCATTAGAATGTTCCTCTATCTCTTCTGCCTCATTAGAATGTTCCTCtatctcctctgcttcattAGAACGTTCCTCTGTCTCTTCTGCCTCAGTAGAATGTTCCTCTATCTCCTCTGACTCATTAGACCATTCCTCTATCTCTTCTGACTCATTAGAATGTTCCTCTATCTCTTCTGACTCATTAGACCATTCCTCTATCTCCTCTGCCTCATTAGAACGTTCCCCTATCTCTTCTGCCTCATTAGAATGTTCCTCTATTTCTTCTGCCTCATTAGAATGTTCCTCTGTCTCTTCTGCCTCATTAGAACATTCCTCTCTCTGTTCTACCTCATTAGAATGTTCCTCTATCTCCTCTGCCTCATTAGAACGTTCCCCTATCTCTTCTGCCTCATTAGAATGTTCCTCTATCTCTTCTGCCTCATTAGAATGTTCCTCTATCTCCTCTGCCTCATTAGAACGTTCCTCTATTTCTTCTGCCTCATTAGAATGTTCCTCTATCTCCTCTGCCTCATTAGAACGTTTCTCTATCTCTTCTGCCTCATTAGAATGTTCCTCtatctcctctgcttcattAGAACGTTCCTCTATCTCTTCTGCCTCAGTAGAATGTTCCTCTATCTCCTCTGACTCATTAGACCATTCCTCTATCTCTTCTGACTCATTAGAATGTTCCTCTATCTCCTCTGCCTCATTAGAATGTTCCTCTATCTCCTCTGCCTCATTAGAACGTTCCTCTATCTCTTCTGCCTCATTAGAATGTTCCTCTATCTCTTCTGCCTCATTAGAATGTTCCTCTATCTCTTCTGCCTCATTAGAACATTCCTCTCTCTGTTCTACCTCATTAGAATGTTCCTCTATCTCCTCTGCCTCATTAGAACGTTCCCCTATCTCTTCTGCCTCATTAGAATGTTCCTCTATCTCTTCTGCCTCATTAGAATGTTCCTCTATCTCCTCTGCCTCATTAGAACGTTCCTCTATCTCTTCTGCCTCATTAGAATGTTCCTCTATCTCCTCTGCCTCATTAGAATGTTCCTCTATCTCCTCTGCCTCATTAGAACGTTCCTCTATTTCTTCTGCCTCATTAGAATGTTCCTCTATCTCCTCTGCCTCATTAGAACGTTCCTCTATCTCTTCTGCCTCATTAGAATGTTCCTCtatctcctctgcttcattAGAACGTTCCTCTATCTCTTCTGCCTCATTAGAATGTTCCTCTATCTCCTCTGACTCATTAGACCATTCCTCTATCTCTTCTGACTCATTAGACCATTCCTCTATCTCTTCTGACTCATTAGAATGTTCCTCTATCTCCTCTGACTCATTAGAATGTTCCTCTATCTCCTCTGACTCATTAGACCGTTCCTCTATCTCTTCTACCTAATCAGAATGTTCCACTGTCCTCCTGACTCATTAGAACGTTTCTCTATCTCTTCTGCCTCATTAGAATGTTCCTCtatctcctctgcttcattAGAACGTTCCTCTATCTCTTCTGCCTCAGTAGAATGTTCCTCTATCTCCTCTGACTCATTAGACCATTCCTCTATCTCTTCTGACTCATTAGAATGTTCCTCTATCTCCTCTGCCTCATTAGAATGTTCCTCTATCTCCTCTGCCTCATTAGAACGTTCCTCTATCTCTTCTGCCTCATTAGAATGTTCCTCTATCTCTTCTGCCTCATTAGAATGTTCCTCTATCTCTTCTGCCTCATTAGAACATTCCTCTCTCTGTTCTACCTCATTAGAATGTTCCTCTATCTCCTCTGCCTCATTAGAATGTTCCTCTATCTCCTCTGACTCATTAGACCGTTCCTCTATCTCTTCTGACTCATTAGAATGTTCCTCTATCTCCTCTGACTCATTAGAATGTTCCTCTATCTCCTCTGACTCATTAGACCGTTCCTCTATCTCTTCTGACTCATTAGAATGTTCCTCTATCTCTTCTGACTCATTAGAATGTTCCTCTATCTCCTCTGACTCATTAGAATGTTCCTCTATCTCTTCTGACTCATTAGACCATTCCTCTATCTCTTCTACCTAATCAGAATGTTCCACTGTCCTCCTGCTTCATTAGAACGTTCCTCTGTCTCTTCTGCCTCAGTAGAACCATCTTTTCTGCCTCACTGGGACTTTTCCCTTTTGCAaatttcctgtttctttttttttcttttatcctgTTCCTgtagcaggtttttttttcatttgccaCCAAACTAACGCTACCGATGTTggaaaggtcaaaggtcacgtGTTGTGAGTGACGGCTGATGGAAGGGAAGAATTCGCAGGTTTACTCTGAAGCTCTGATGGAGATCCTCACGCCGCTCTGCCTCCACTCATCCTCAGAGTGTCTGTCTCGAGCGCTGACCGTGACGCCCCATTATCCCACAGTAATATCCTCCACAGCGTCCGAACAGCTAACCCCTACCGCTGCCCTGTCCCTCCCATAGCGCACGTGTTccttttttctccctttctggACGTTTGTACAGACTGtaactgaagcactgaaactggagactccttccttaactaCATATGTTTATATGCAGCACCTGCAGTACGAGTCCCTGGGAATGTgccgttactatggaaacgatgtGCTGGGAAAAGCAGCTAGCTTCTgttatgtaatttattttcagGTGTTTGACGTCTGATCAATGAAATCTGTTTTGTTGTCTGATTCCCAGGTGGGATGGTGAGAGGGGGGCGCGCGTGAGGAGATGGGCTGCGCCTCGGCTAAGCAGGTATCGGCCGTGCCGAGTGACGACGAGGGCCGAGGAAAGGCCTACAGCAACGGAGACGTCTACTCcggtcggtctctctctctctctctctctctctaatctctcactctctcacagtGGCTCTGATTCCACGCTGGTTCCCACTCTGAATAGCGCCTGTCCtcccacacacagaaaaaaaaaaattagcatctTAAATCACTCAGGAAATCATTTCTTCAGCTAATGGtgggaaggttttttttttctctcttctctttctggGGGCTGACTGGCGCTGTGTTCTTTTTAAAGCATTAACACTGTTACCTTGTGAAGAATTTGGCCCGATTGCTGTGAGAGCAGGCTGTGTAGGTGTGCTAGCAGTGCTAGCAGGCATTACTAATCGCTTTGAAGGAACACGGACGGTATGTTCCAGTTACATTTCGGATTACAGTCAACCCGAGCTGCACGCACTGATGTCTGAACATCGTTGAGACGCGCTTTTGACGGAAATCGACGGGGTCACGGTTCCTGAATATCATTTCTGGATAATTTGTAACTTAAAATGTAACTTCTCCATTGACTTACATAGGAAATGGGTGGAGCTAAAGGCGGAAGACAGACTCTTATCCAGTCGCATACGACCTCTCGCTACCTCTCGTGTTTACAGACACGTCATGAGGAAAAATAAAGCTAGCAAGGATCGTCGGCACCTCTGGCGACCGTACTTAGCTGCTAATCTGCTAACAGAGGTAATACTAAGACTTGTGTGTAACATTCCTCATCAGATCCGAAGAAAACGCTAAACAGATGGTAGAAGCGATGAACTATAAACAGCCACAGTCGTGATTTGTCGCTTGCTAGCATACTAGGGGTAGTTAACCTTGATGCTAATCTTACTAATAAGCAAAGCAGGGAAAAAAAGGGTAAACTAGCTAGCAAGCTCATCCTGCTGTGGTTTCTGTATCACGTGCTGTAAACTACAGAAGGAGCAGAATTGCaagaaatgtgtaaaaacaaaccaaatgaaATCAAAAAGGACCGCATGCCGGATTTTAGGGTAAATTAGCGCATAGCTTTGCAAGAAACTCAAAAAAGATTCAAAGTAAATCTTATCAGACATGGAGGAAACACGCAAGCGTACATGGAGTGCTTTATGTAAATGAACTCTTTATGTAATGGAAGCTGTTGAGAGTGGATGAACCCAGGAACGTCGGGAACGTCCGGTCTCTGGATGGCGTTGGTGACGAGTAGGTTGCTGTTATTACACCGGgtttaaaaaaagcaaagcatGAAGTGAGAGACGCGGCGCAGCACTCGCGGCCGAGAGAGACGGCGAGAGTCAGCTGTCGTGATTAGAGATAGTAGGAGGAGGATGCTGAAGCTATTAGAGTTCTGATGATGATATGATGTCCGTTATTGTGAAGATTGAAGTTTTTCTAGAACGTTCAGGTAGAAGAATAGCATTGAACTGAATAATATTGTGTAGCTCTGCACACAGCAGAATTCGCTCCTGTTGGtgttttaagcaaaaaaaaacagcaagaataaatgatttaaaaaataataggaaTTAAGAAATGATGTAgctcatttacataaatttgCATACATTTACATAACCGTCCCCCGAGGTCAGGTGGAATCGCATTGCCGCCGCTGCTGTTCTGTTCCAGTTTGTTTCAGAGACgtgatgtttctgtgttccCGTGCTGTTGAAtcctggactctgattggtcggaaggttTTGATGTATTTTCTTCAAGCCACAAATTCGAAGTgtaacacaaaatcaagcagcGGTCAGTCCAGAGCGGATAAGATTTAGCCCTCCccacaaaaaaaagcagagtGATGTCACGATGCATATAAATGTTTATGGCTGTAAGAGTCTCTTAAACCTGAGCGTGACTGTGAAGGTGCATTGTGGGTAGAGGAGTGTGGTCATGTTTGTAGGCCATGATGCAGGATTAGGAAATGCAGTTCGAGGTTAGGGAAGACCTTCAACTTCTCACATCTATGGTTGATCAGTATATTTTGGTATTAACACaagcagtgatgatgatgatgatgatgatgatctctaTGCTCATATGGCTGTAATCCTCGAGGTGTAAATGTCGTCAGCCATGAACTTGACGATGGTTGACAGTTTGTGCGATCACAATAAACTGTGAGTTTAATATTTCAGTGCAGAGCCGCAATCACGGAGTCACAGAGCGTCGATTACCGGGCTGCTGGATCGCGCCGAGAAGCCGATGTTCGGTGGATTTAATAACCGGGGAGACGTGACTAGACTCTACGCAGCCACCAGGCTTTATTTGAGTTTATTTTGTTTGAGACGGAACTGAAGAGTCGGTCTGGGAATTCTCTGCAGGGTTTCTACAGGAAGCTGCTGAACGATGGCAGACTGTAATGAacgtctgtttgtgtgtgtgtgtgtgtgtgtttcatctgAACCATTAGATCCCGATTAAACGAGTTACTGAGGTCCTGAGATGGTCTCAAAGCTCATTTAGAAGTGATATTAGAAATGTCATCATATTTCTAGGAAGAAACATAATTTCTCCAGACTGAATGATCCAGCTACtgttttttctctgtaacacaTCACACGTGCATAATTTGCATGATTGAATAATTTGCATTCATTTGCATAAAttgtattttccttttttttctaaacagaaGAATATCACTTATGCTCTGCTCAATTTttgtttacatcatttcatttaaaaatttaaatcattttattctaaTCGTATATATGTAATctaatatatataacataatcgtaaatatatatatatatattcataaagCTCCGTATACTCGAAGCCCCACCCATATacatgaagatttttttttttttttttttttgcatatcatCTTTAGTCATAGACTAATTTTTCCACCTCTGTCAGGCGTAGAAACAATATCGCAAAGGAGGGGCGGGGCATAGTGTCTCTGACCTATCAATCACAGAGACACTGGCCAATCAGGTGTTTGAATCAGCCACAAAATAAATTACGGAAAAACCCAGGAAACAAATCCACACAGGCTAAATGATCCAACTACTATGttgtccataaaaaaaaaataaaaaataaaaaataaaaaatagcacttacataatttacataattgaattatttgcatttatttgcaTAACTGTGTTTGTTTTCCCCACTTTTCTGAATTTAAGAACTCTTATGCTCTGATTTTTATAAAGGAAAACAAGAAGATTTGATTGGCGGGACATCCAGCCCTAACCCCGCCTCCTCGTACTGTATTCCTTCAAACCCCGCCCCTTTCCCATTATGTCTTTGTGTCATGTTTATCAGCACCAACAGAGTGGTTTTGTGGCTTATTTTTGAGATCATCAAAACCGGaactaaatttttttttaagaaagtatgtgtgtgtgtgtgtgtgtgtgtgagagagagagagagagagagagagagagacagaaatggacATGAAAGTCAACAGGAAATGacatgtatgtgattgtgtttttttgcaAGCATgggggtaagagtgtgtgtgtgtgagagagagagaaagagagagagatgaacatgAAGGTCAACAGGAAATGTCGTGTGTAATagagttttttttcccatatGTGCAAGTGTGGgtaaaaaacagacagagattatgtgtgtgtgtgtgtgtgtgtgtgtgtgtgtgtgtgtgcgcgtgcgtgtgtgactATAAATGCAAAGGATTATGGAAGACTAGGGCTGAGGAGCACATAAGCAGACaggaaactctctctctcaatctcaatctctctctctctctctctctctctctcacacacacacactcctctctcgtTGCCATCTCCTCGATAAGACTGACTGCGTGAGAGAAGGCGATAAAGAGGTCTTCCATTCCTCCGTCCTCTCTTGACCTCTCCATCCCTCGCCTCATCTCTGGTCTCTCCTCCATCGGCGTATCTGCTGTTGCTCTCAAGgccacactttctttctttccttccttcttttcctctccaCTCCCACCGTGCTCTCTATCCTTCCCTCGTTCCCTCCCTCCTGTTTTCCTTCCTTTATTAACTCACTTTACTCCATCggctctccatctctctcacgcTGTTGCTTATTTGCTCTCCACCCTCTTCCTGTCTGACGAAAGCTTTAGGTCACGACCTTGTGTTCTgcctcctgctgtgtgtgtgtgtgtgagaggtgctcccagcatgatgaagatgaagtcaATGTTTACGTGCCtggagtttttattttattaaactctAAAGTGTTATTAGTGTCGCAGACCAAACAAACGTTATTTTCAGACGGAGCTGAAGTcagattgtttgtttttttgatcgTGAAAAACATTTTCCTTCTGATTTGATCCACGTGTCTGAGACTTTTTTCACACGGCACGGCAAATCTGATGGATTTCCTAAAGCTACAAGATTTGTATGTCTTACTCTTTTGCTGTCACCCACGCCCATATGCcagaagccccgcccacatgCACAAAGCCCCCTCCCTTATACATGAAGCCCAACCCATATATTAGAAGCCCCCCCTCTGCATGAAGCTTAGCTCATATACTGCACTGTACATGAAGCACAATATACATGAAACTCCACCCATATACATGAAGCACTGCCCATATACACGAAGCTCCACCCATATGTAAGAAACCCCACCCATCTACATGAAGCTCCACTCATATACACTACTAGCAAAAAGTTAAGAAATTTTtagcttttgggtgaaatttagggaaaatataaaaagttcacgctacagtgatattatatcatgaaagtagggcatttaagtagaagctgtaatggtgatttcctcatctcaaacaatttattgaaacaaaagccaacaacagtggtgggtataccacaacaaaaaatctcaatgtctcaataatttgtcatgtgcccttgaccatcaattacagcttgataacgacgtctcatgctgttcacgagtccacttattgtctgctgaggcatggcattccactcttctcgaagggcggccctcaggtcattgaggttctggggtgcagggttacaagcctctactcggctgatcccataggtttcctatgggattcaggtctggagaaagtgcaggtcactccatttgaggtaccccagcctccagcagccgttccctaatgatgcgacctcgatgagctggagcattgtcatccatgaagatgaaattaggcctgtgttgttcatgcagggacacaatgactggattaatgatgttattcaggtagtattggcttgtcactgtaccattcacaagatgtagggcagttctgtattgagtggacacacctgcccagactgtaacaccaccacaacagtggctgacgcatagcgctctccttgaagtctccaacatcgttggtggccatcatttctgctcaacgtgaatcgactttcatcagagaacagcactgaggcccactggtccctcgtccagcgcaaatgctccctggcccatgcaagacgatgacgcctgtgcctggtggtgtggtcagatacccttgcaggtcgtctagcacgcagaccacactgatgtaaacggtttcgaatggtctgacgtgacacttgggttcctctcacctcccttaaatgtgcctggagttgagtggcgttcatcatctggttcctcagggcactgttcacaatgaagcggtcatcaacactgaactgaaacactgaacagttggacatgtgcattcaaaagtgtagagaaggtcaaattaagttcacctgtaaaggtgaAACCCATATGTAAGAAGTCCCACCCCTCTACATGAAGCTCCACTCATATATACGAAGTTTAGCTCATATACATGAAGCACTGCCCCTTAtacatgaagctccacccatATTTAAGAAACCCTACCCATCTATATGAAGCTCCACTCATCTACATGAAGCTTAGCTCATATACTTGAAGCACTGCCCATATACAAGAAGCTCCACCCATATACACTAAGCTCCGCCTATACATATTAAGCTCCACCTATATACATGAAGCTCCGCCTCCCAGAATCTACATCCTTATACGATTTACTGTTAAttaaacagtatgtgtgtgtgtgtgtgtgtgtgtgtgtgtgtgtgtgtgattgtggatcTAGGTTCTCATTCACTGTTTGTAGGAcgagtgctacagaaaatggatggaatatattaatacattttaaatggtGCTCTATTTCTTccagctgtctctctgtctttctatctatttatcctgtatgtctgtctctctctctctctctctctctctctctctctctttctctgtgcatTCAGTCTTTAtttctatctgcctgtctcttAGTTTATCTCTCTTACTGTATAtttagtctgtctctctctctgtttatttatctgtctctctatctgtttttcctgtctatctctctgtctctctatctgtttattctgtctgcctctctgtctctctatcagtttatcctgtctctctctctatctgtttatcctgtctgtctctctatctctctatctgtttatcctgtctgtctctctatctctctatctgttttgtcagtctgtctgactctatctatgtctgtctctctctctctgttctgtctctcatctgtgtctgtctctgagtctgtctttctccctgataattctctctgttttttccctctgtctatctatctctctgtctcattctttctgtctctctatttctctgccTGTGGATTCTAtccgtctcactctctgtctgtttctgtctgtttattctgactgtctgtctatctgtctttatctctgtctgtctctaagTCTGTTTATTCCGTCTgcctct
Coding sequences within:
- the LOC131353323 gene encoding trichohyalin-like; the encoded protein is MGRHEEIEEWSNESEEIEEHSNESEEIEEHSNESEEIEEHSNESEEIEERSNESEEIEEHSNESEEIEEHSNESEEIEERSNESEEIEEHSNEAEEIEEHSNEVEQREECSNEAEEIEEHSNEAEEIEEHSNEAEEIEERSNEAEEIEEHSNEAEEIEEHSNESEEIEEWSNESEEIEEHSTEAEEIEERSNEAEEIEEHSNEVEEIEERSNESEEIEEHSNESEEIEEHSNESEEIEEWSNESEEIEEWSNESEEIEEHSNEAEEIEERSNEAEEIEEHSNEAEEIEERSNEAEEIEEHSNEAEEIEERSNEAEEIEEHSNEAEEIEEHSNEAEEIEERSNEAEEIEEHSNEAEEIEEHSNEAEEIGERSNEAEEIEEHSNEVEQREECSNEAEEIEEHSNEAEEIEEHSNEAEEIEERSNEAEEIEEHSNEAEEIEEHSNESEEIEEWSNESEEIEEHSTEAEEIEERSNEAEEIEEHSNEAEEIEKRSNEAEEIEEHSNEAEEIEERSNEAEEIEEHSNEAEEIEEHSNEAEEIGERSNEAEEIEEHSNEVEQREECSNEAEETEEHSNEAEEIEEHSNEAEEIGERSNEAEEIEEWSNESEEIEEHSNESEEIEEWSNESEEIEEHSTEAEETEERSNEAEEIEEHSNEAEEIEEHSNEAEEIEEHSNEAEEIEEHSNEAEEIGERSNEAEEIEEHSNEVEQREECSNEAEEIEEHSNEAEEIEECSNEAEEIEEHSNEAEETEERSNEAEEIEEHSNEADEIYEHSNEAEEIEERNYEAEERVKRSNKAVKHYDEAKEVVKGSGEPEERVKRSKEAVEHYYVEEEVGKCSTEADRAVERSNEAEEIDECSNETEETEECSNEAEEIEERSNDAVEHYDEAEEIEEHSNDAVEHYDEAEEIEEHSNDAVERYDEAEEIEEHSNDAVERYDEADEIEERSNDAVECYDEAEEIEEHSNDAVERYDEAEEIEERSNDAVECYDEAEEIEEHSNDAVERYDEAEEIEERSNDAVECYDEAEEIEEHSNDAVERYDEAEEIEERSNDAVECYDEAEEIEEHSNDAVERYDEAEEIEERSNDAVECYDEAEEIEERSNDAVECYDGAEEIEERSNDAVERYDGAEEIEGLGWRNSGSCNWMEKRSKIIRENRAKRH